GGGCTGCGCGGTGGCCTGCGCCAAATGGGCCTCGGCCTGCGCGAGGGCGCGCGTTTCTTCCGGCGTGGGGGCACTGCGACCCTGGTAATACCGCCTGGCGATTTCGGCGGCTTGTTTCCCGGCAAGCTGTTTCGTCCATGTCGCCCCACCGTCCCGTGTCGCGAGCACGACGCCGCCGTGCCCCACGGCCCAGCCGATCCTGGGGCTGGGAAAGCTGATGCCCAGCAAGTCGACGCTGACGGGCACGGCGGCTTGGCGCCAGGTGGCGCCACTGTCGTCCGAATAGACGATGTGCCCCCGATGGCCGACGGCCACCACGCGATCGCCGGCGCGCTCGGCGGCGAGCAGCGGAGAACGCGCGGCAAGCGAGCTCATGAGTGCGGGCTCGTCGGTGGGCTGGACGAAGCCACCAGCGAGACTCGCTGTCACCAGCGCCCACACCAAGAGCACGAGCACCTTCGGGCGGCGTGACATGGTGAGTGCTTTCGGATCTTCGAGTCCCCGCGGGGTCAGAACGTCGCCTTGAAGGTGAACGATATCCAGCCCCGGTCCCACTGTGCGCCGATTCCGCCGATGGCGCCGACCTGCTGCTGCCCGAACGCGTTGACCGAATCGTTGTGGTGCCTGGCGCGCGAGCCGTTGTAAGCGAGGGCGAAGTTGTACTTGGCCTTCATGTCGAGTGCGACACCCAGGCTGTAGCTGCTGCCCCCTTCATAGCCGCCAAAAAGAACCGGCGACGTGCCCTTGAGGCCGATCGAATAGAGCAAGGGCATCGACAAGTCCGCGCCCGGAACCACCTGGAACCACGTCGGCACGAACCGGACGGCGAGGCCCCATGCGTCGCTGGTTGCGCAGCCCAGCCGATCCGCGATCGCCTTGCAACCGTGGTCGACGGAATTGAAGTTCGCGGGGTTGTTCTTCACCTTCCCGAGACGGCTGTAGGTCAGCTCGGCAGTCAACGTTGCGGAATCGAACGCCGCGGTCTTGCCGACGTAGGCAATCGCGTTGATCAGTGCATGCGTCGTGTTCCCGGTCGGCTCCGCACCGAGGAATGTCGCCGGACCCATCAACAACGGCGTATCGATGCGGCGCGCGATTTCGGCGCTGACACTCACGCCTGCGATCACCCTGGAAACGCTCGCACCGACGAGGGTGACCCGCTTGTCCTGGTAGCTCAAGCCCAGGGACGTGGGTATCGGCACACCGAACGCGAGCGGCGCCGCCTGCAGCCCGCCCAGCACGATCTGCGGCAGCTTGTCGGTGTACTTGCGAAGGTACACCCCCGCCGTGCCGGACAGCCACGCCGGGCTCCAGCGCGCCATCAAGCCCCAGTCGCCGGTCTTGCGCGGTTGCTTGTACGTTGGAATGAATGGCACTGCGGCGACCGGTGTCCCGCCGAGGGCGCTGGAAATGGCCGACGCCTGCGCCGGATTGATCACGAAGGTGCCGCCTCCTTGGGTCAGGGCATCGAGCACGCCGAAGTAGGTGCCGCCGTCGGGGAACGCACTGGGCTTCCAGTCGAAGTAGTACTGCCCGGCCACGATGAGCTCGTCGCGCAGCTGGGCCGTTGCGGAGAGCTGGCTGAGCGGCTTGAACACTTCCTTCGCCTCCACGCCCGGATTGGCCAGCGCCTTGCGGATGTCGACCGGACCCTGCGCGTACGACACCCCGTGAACGAACGAGAACAGCGACTCGCCCCAGTAGATGGTGTGCTTCCCGAGCTTGAGGTTGACCGGCACGGTGCCGAGGTCGAACCCTGTGAAGGCGAAGGCGTCGAGGAGTTCGCCGGACGGGCCCCTGTTCCACCGCTTCGTGAATCGGGTGTAGGTGTTGTCGGGGTACGCCGCGCTGATGTCCCCCAGTCCCGGGAT
The Piscinibacter sp. XHJ-5 DNA segment above includes these coding regions:
- a CDS encoding DUF1302 family protein; the encoded protein is MEPTMCINWPSDRLRLLARAVLDGALVTAVAGTGPAHAFSVDTGNPDLTLRWDNSVRYNLGVRAQSQDANILNNSTYDNSDSKFERKDIVTNRLDVLTESDLVYKKRSGLRASAALWYDHAYRSDAEKTANPNFVIPGLGDISAAYPDNTYTRFTKRWNRGPSGELLDAFAFTGFDLGTVPVNLKLGKHTIYWGESLFSFVHGVSYAQGPVDIRKALANPGVEAKEVFKPLSQLSATAQLRDELIVAGQYYFDWKPSAFPDGGTYFGVLDALTQGGGTFVINPAQASAISSALGGTPVAAVPFIPTYKQPRKTGDWGLMARWSPAWLSGTAGVYLRKYTDKLPQIVLGGLQAAPLAFGVPIPTSLGLSYQDKRVTLVGASVSRVIAGVSVSAEIARRIDTPLLMGPATFLGAEPTGNTTHALINAIAYVGKTAAFDSATLTAELTYSRLGKVKNNPANFNSVDHGCKAIADRLGCATSDAWGLAVRFVPTWFQVVPGADLSMPLLYSIGLKGTSPVLFGGYEGGSSYSLGVALDMKAKYNFALAYNGSRARHHNDSVNAFGQQQVGAIGGIGAQWDRGWISFTFKATF